AGGGTGGCGAGTGGAAAGAGAACGCCATGTTCGAGGTCGGCCGCGAATGGGATCTGCCCGTGGTCGGCAAGCGCACCGCCTATCTGTCCGGCCATGACGAGGTCCACAGCCTTGCCGCCCGCTATCCCGCCGCCGATGTGCGCTTCTGGATGGGCTTCGGCGATCACTATATCAACGTCTTCACCGTGCTGAAAAACCTTGGCCTGCTGTCGGAACAGCCGGTGACCACCGCCGAGGGGCTGGAGGTCGTGCCGCTGAAGGTCGTCAAGGCCGTGCTGCCCGATCCCGCCAGCCTTGCGCCCGATTACGAGGGCAAGACCTGCATCGGCGATCTGGTCAAGGGCAGTCTGGACGGCAAGCAAGGCGAGGTGTTCATCTATAACGTCGCCGACCACAAGGAAGCCTTCAACGAGGTCGGCTCTCAGGGCATCAGCTTTACCGCGGGCGTGCCGCCGGTCGCTGCCGCGATCCTGATCGCGCGCGGGGTCTGGGACGTGAAGAAGATGGTCAATGTCGAGGACCTGCCCGCGCGACCCTTCCTCGAATTGCTGGGTGAAATGGGCCTGCCCACCCGCGTCATCGACGCCACCGGCGACCACCCGATCTGAACCGCGCTGAAACGGCGTATGCTTCAACCGGCGACCCCGAGGTCGCCGGTTTTTTGCACGTCATGCGGGTTCCAGGGTTGGCGTTCGATTGCGGAGGCGGGTGCCGAATCCTACGATTTCTGATAATTTGTGATGCTTTTTTAGTCAGTTGTGGCAGGTGAACTGTAACGCTTATGCGATATTTCATCCACTCCCGCGTGTTTCTTCTGTTTGGCGGTTGACCCCATCAGAGAGCATGATATTCCTCGATCATCCGGTCAAATCTGCCCGGATTCGATGTGCGAAAGCCGTCTGTTTTTAGAAAGATCGCATCCCCTTCATCTATTCATCGGCGAGGCCTCGCAAGGGGCGCGTCTGTTACTTGTGTCGTGAAAGGACGCCGGAATGGCTGAATATACGATTTCTTTCTTTACCGCGGACGCTTTTCAGGGCGGCACACTGCCTCCGCAGTGGGAAAACGTTACTGCTAATGGCACCGGTCAGCAATGGAACGAGGACTGGGTCACCAAAACATTCACTCTTGACTATGATGCCGATGGGCTAAGCACGATTACCGTGAATGATACCGATGCGGAAGACGATACGCTCAACGATTACGAGGGCGAGACCACGGGGCAAGCGGTAACTGCGTCCACGGATTCCGCTCTGGTCGGCGCGAATGTAGAAAATGAGTATGAATTTTCGTTCGAGGACGCAGAGGGAAATGTGTTCCGCCTTGTCGCGCTGAGCGACGGCACCTACATCTTCGGCTATACCTTTGATGGGGCTTGGCCCCCGTCTGGAACTGAACTGACGGTCATTCCGGGACAGGATATTTCCACCACCGACGATCAATCGCTCAACTCTGCCGACATGAGAGCACCGTGCTTTACGCGAGGCACCATGATCGCCACTCCGCACGGAGAGGTTGCCATCGAGGATCTGCGCGAAGGTGATCTCGTTCTGACCAAGGACCACGGTCCGCAGCCGGTGCGCTGGATCGGTTCCACGAATGTCAACGCGATGCAGATGGCGTTGAACGAAAAAATCCGCCCCATCCGTATCAAGGCGGGCGCGCTTGGCGACAACAGCCCGGCTTCCGATCTGGTCGTTTCGCCGCAACACCGTGTTCTGGTGCGCTCGAAGATCGCTCAGCGGATGTTCGGGACCAGTGAAATTCTGGTTGCCGCCAGACAGTTGCTGCAACTGGACGGTATCGACATTGCCGGGGATCTGGCCGGGGTCGAGTATTTTCACATGCTGTTTGACCGGCATGAGGTGGTCGTCTCGAACGGCGCGGAAACCGAGTCGCTGTTCACCGGCCCGCAGGCGCTGAAGGCGCTGGGGCGTGCCGCGCAGGAAGAAATCTTTACGATTTTCCCCGAATTGCGCGATGCGGGGGCCGTGATCGAGGCCGCGCGGCCGATGGTTTCGGGCCGCAAGGGCCGCAAGCTGGCGCTGCGTCATGCGCAGGCCGGTCGCGCGCTGGTCGCCTGAAGCGCAGGGCTTTGCGGCCCGGTCTAAAATCCGCTGAAATGGGCAGGGCGGCGCATCCGGTGCGTCGCCCTTGTCATCGGTGCCCCATTTTCAAGCGGTGTCAGGCCCGCAGCCCTTCGGCCATCTGCAAGGCCGGATCGAACGAGGCGCGGAAGGTCGCGCCGTGGGTCAGCCCTTTCAGCACCTCGACCCGCAGGGACAGGTCGTCGCGGCTGCGCAGCCGTTCCGCCAGCGCCATCGTCTGCGGAGAGGGGCGCGGTTGGACCGGGGGTTCCGAGCCGTGGCGGTGTTCACTGTCGCCCAGCATGATCAGCACCCCGGCCCGGCCAGCGGGAATGGGCGCGGCCTCGGCCTCGATGCCGTCCAGCGCGTTGCCGCCAAAGCCGGTCGAGGGGCTGACCGGGATATAGCCGCGAAACAGGTCAGGGCGGCGGAACAATGTGGCCAACGTGAACAGCCCGCCAAAGCTGTGCCCCCACAGACTGCGCCGCGCCGGGTCCAGATAGACCCCGTCCGAACCCGCCTGCATCAGCGGACCCGCCAGCCGGTCGCGAAAGGTGTCATGGCCACCGGTCTGACGATCGCGGGCGCGCGGCTCGGACGCGCCCTCGGTAGGGGCGGGGGTATAGTCCAGCGTCCGGGCCTCGGGCGCCAGTTCGGTCGCCACCTGATAACCCAGGCAGATGATCGCCAGCCCCGGATGCCGAGCCAGTTGATCTGCCGTCAGCCGGTTGAAGGCCGCATTGCCGTCCAGCATCCACAGCGAGGGCCAGCCTCCGGCAGGCGCGGCACCACCCGGCAGGGCGCGGAACAGGCGATAGCCATGCCCGTCCACGGTCACATCCTGCACGGATGTCCGATGCGTCGGCGGCGGTGCCGTCAGCAGTGGATAGGTCGCGATCGAGGGCGCCGGGCGCGATTGTCCCGACAGCATCGTGACGGCGGCAATACCCGCCAGCAGGCGGCGACGGTTCAGCGTGATCATGGATCCCCTCCTGTTGGCCTGCGGTCCCGCCCTTGGGTCAGGTCTGTTCGCGCGCATAGATGACGATGGCCTGCACGCGCGATGTCACCCCAGTTTGCGGGTGATTTCGCTGATGTGATAATCGATGCCGCGCTTGGTCTGGTCCATGATGACGGCGATTTCGGCATTCGACTTGCCCATGGCCGCCCAGTGCAGGATTTCCCTCTGCCGGTTGCTGAGCGTGCGAAACGCCGCTGCCGAAGAACCCGTGCCCGCATGCAGCAGGCCGGTCGCCGCCAGCCTGCTTTGCGCGACATTGGCAAGGATCTGCGTGGCGGCCAGTTGATCGCCGCTGATCTCGGGCGTCAGAGTCAGCAACGTCATCGCGTTGAAGCGCCCGGTCGAGGAGGCCAGCGGAACCGTGACCCCGCCGCCGATCCCGACACCATGCACATATTCACTATAATCGTGATACGGCGTCTCAAGCCAGTCGGTGCTGCACCAAGTATGTGCCGCCGGCTCCCGACCCTCAAGCCGTTGCAACAGCGGATCGCGTCGCCCCCAGCGGTCGCGGTCATAGGCCTCCAGCTCATGTGTGGTCCATGATGTCAGATCGGGATCGGTCATGAAATCCTGTGGGTTCAGCTTGCCGCAGGACAGGTTATAGCTGACGAAATTCAGGTCCTGCACCGCCCGAGCCAGCACCGTATCGATCTGGGCGCTGTCTTCAGCCGCACAGATATTGGCGACGTATAATGACAGTTTTTGCAGCATGTCACGACCCGGATTCATGATGAATTATGTCAACTGTGCATATGCACAGTTGCGCAGGATCGGGGCAAGAGCCAAAGAACAGATGACCACGCGGGTGTGCCGGCGTGGTTACGGTTGACGAAGTCCCGCTGGCGTCAATCGGGTTTTCCAGTATATGTTTTTTGTAGTGCGGGACTACAGGCGCCGGATCTTCCGGCGCCTGTGCGCATAAAACCCGGGCCGCAGCTTACCAGGACGTCAGGACAGCGCCGTCGTATTTTTCATCGATAAAGGCTTTGACCTCGTCGCTGTGATAGGCGTCGACCAGCTTTTTCGCCCAGTCCTCGTCCTGATCGCCCTGGCGCACCACGATGATGTTCACATAGGGGCTGTCGGCCTCTTCCATTGCGATGGTGTCGTTGCGCGGGCTCAGCCCGGCGGCCAGCGCATAGTTGGTGTTGATGATCGAGATATCGGTATCGGCCAGCGAACGCGGCAGCTGCGCGGCGTCCAGTTCAAGGAAACGCAGGTTCTTGTCGTTCTCGCTGACATCCAGCGGGGTCGGCACCAGCCCGGTGCCCTCGGCCAGCGCGATCAGCCCCAGATCCTGCAACAGCAGCAGCGCCCGGCCGCCATTGGTGGGATCGTTCGGGATGCCGACGCGGCCGCCATCGGGCAGTTCGGCGAGGTCCTCGATCTTGTCGGAATAGATGCCCATCGGCGTGGTGATGGTGGTGCCGATCTCGACCAGATCAAAGCCGCGATCATTCATCTGGTTTTCCAGATAGGGGCGGTGCTGAAAGCTGTTGGCTTCCAGATCGCCATCGGCCAGCGCCTGATTGGGCACGACATAATCCGAAAACTCGATGATCTGGATGTTCAGGCCCATCGGTTCGGCGACCTTGGCAACCTCTTCCATGATCTCGCCATGTTCGCCGGGCGAGACGCCGACCTTGATATCCTGCGCCATGGCGGCGGCGGCCGACAGGGCCAGGGCGGAAACGACGGTGGTAAAACGCAGCATCGGATGACTCCTTGTCGTAATCTGCGAAGAAACTCAGTGGCCGCGATTGCGCGGCGCGCGCTTGTCGAAACGGGCGGCGATCCATTCGCCGATGGATTGCACCAGCTGCACCAGCACGATGAGGATGACCACGACCGCCAGCATCACATCGGGCATGAACCGCTGATAGCCATAGCGGATACCCAGATCGCCCAGCCCCTCGCCGCCGACCGCGCCGACCATCGCGGAATAGCCGATCAGGCTGACCACGGCCAGCGTCAGGCCAAGGGCAATGCCCGGCAGCGCCTCGCGGATCAGCACCTTGCGGATGATCTGCAAAGGGGTGGCACCCATGGCGCGGGCGGCCTCGATCAGCCCGGCATCGACCTCGCGGATGGCATTCTCGACCAGCCTTGCGATAAAGGGGATGGCGGCGATGGTCAGCGGCACGATGGCGGCATTGGTGCCGATCGAGGTGCCCGCGATCATCCGCGTGAACGGAATGATCGCCACCACCAGAATGATGAACGGGACCGAGCGCGTGGCATTGACCACCAGCCCCAGCGCCCGATTCAGCATCGGCGCAGACAGCAATTCCCCACGCTGCGACGTGGCCAGAAACACACCCAGAGGCAACCCGCCAAGCGTGCCAAGGATGGCCGAAACCGCCACCATATACAGCGTTTGCAGGCTGGCCTGATAAAGCAGCGCGATCAGGTTAGCGGACATAGCCCAGAACCTCCGTCAGCAGCCCGTGACTTTCCAGAAATCCTCGCGCCTGCTCGCCCCGGTCGGCATCCAGCGACAGCAGCAGGTTGCCGAAAGGATGCGGCCCGATCTCCTCGATGGCACCGGCAAGGATATTGACGCTGATCCCCAGATCCGCATTCAGCCGCGCCAGCATCGGATCGGTGGCGTGATCGCCCGAAAAGGTCACCCGGATCACCTCTTGCGAGGGGCCCTGCGGGCGGTCCGCCTGCATGCGGTTGGCGACGAAACGCGGCAGGGTGATGCCGGTGACGCCCGACAGGAACGACCGCGTCGTGGCATGGCGCGGGTGGACGAAGACATCATAGGTCGGCCCCGCCTCGACGATCCGCCCGCCATCGATCACCGCCATGTCGCTGGCAATGTCGCGCACCACGGCCATCTCATGGGTAATCAGCAGGATGGTCAGCCCCAGATCGCGGTTGATATCGGCCAGCAACCGCAGCACCGTCTGCGTGGTCTCCGGGTCCAGCGCCGAGGTCGCCTCGTCCGACAGCAAAACCTTGGGCTGCGTCGCCAGCGCCCGCGCGATGCCGACGCGCTGCTTCTGCCCGCCCGACAGTTCCGCCGGATAGCGGTCGCGCAAACCGTCCAGACCGACCCGCGCGATCAGATCCTCGACCCGCGCCCGGATGCTGCCCGAGGCCATGCCGGCGATCTCCAGCGGCAGCGCGATATTGCCGAAAACGGTGCGCGAGGCCAGCAGGTTGAAATGCTGGAAAATCATTCCAACCTCGCGCCGGATCGCCCGCAGCGCCGAACCCCGCGCCCGGCCCACATCATGCCCGGCCACGGTGACGGTGCCACTGGTCGGACGTTCCAGCCCGTTGACCATGCGCAGCAGGGTGGACTTGCCCGCCCCCGAACGACCGATGATGCCGCAGATCGCGCCCGGCCCGATCCGCAGGGTCACGTCCTCAAGCGCGGTGACCGCCTGGCCGCCGCTGCCCGCAAAGGCCTTGCCCACCTTGTCAAAGGTAATGGCCGCCCCGGTTTTCGCGCTGTCGGTCATCCTCTTTTCCCAGGAAATCCAAACCTGACCGTTTGTGCTGCCGGGGTGCCTGAAACCGCGCAGCGATGCAAGCCCGCAGATATCCGCCACGACTGCGGTGACGCCGGGTCGCCGCCGCCAGACGCAGAACCAAAAAGGACATGGCCGCCCGCTACGGCAGCCATGTCCCGGCACATTACCCATCTCTGGTGTATAAATATCCATCCGCGGTTGCCGGCTGGCGCATCACTGGCCGGGACACCAGCCGGCAACCCCGGTCGATCTCAGTCCGCGCTTGCCTCGTTCAGTTGCAGCCCGGCAGGCGCGGCGTTCAGATGCCCCACCGGCCGCACCGCTCCTTCGAACAGATCGCCCGCCATGGCGCGGTCGAACTGGTCGCGGTCCAGCGCGTTCTGCCAGCGGCTGACGACCACCGTGGCGACCGCATTGCCGATGAAATTGGTGATCGAGCGGCATTCCGACATGAACCGGTCCACCCCAAGGATCAGCGCCATGCCCGCCACCGGCACCGTGGGCACCACCGACAGCGTCGCCGCCAGCGTGATGAAGCCCGCCCCGGTCACCCCGGCCGCCCCTTTTGATGACAGCATCGCCACCAGCAGCAGCAGGATCTGCTGTTGCAGCGACAGGTCGGTATTGGTTGCCTGCGCGATGAACAGCGCCGCCAGCGTCATATAGATATTGGTGCCATCCAGGTTGAAGCTGTAGCCGGTGGGCACGACCAGCCCGACGACTGAACGCTTGCAGCCCGCCTTCTCCATCTTCTCCATCAGCGAGGGCAGCGCCGATTCCGACGACGAGGTGCCCAGAACCAGCAGGATCTCGGCCTTCAGATAGGAAATCAGCCGAAAGATCGAAAAGCCCTGCATGGCACAGACGGTGCCCAGAACCACGATGATGAACAGCGCCGAGGTCAGATAGAAGGTCCCCACCAGCGTCGCCAGATTGACGATCGAGGCGATGCCGTATTTGCCGATGGTAAAGGCGAAGGCCCCGAAGGCGCCGATGGGCGCGGCCTTCATCAGGATATCGACGACGCGGAAGATGGCGTGGCTGGCGGCCTCGAACACATGCAGCACCGGCTTGCCCTTGTCGCCGACCATGATCAGGCCGATGCCGAAAAGGATGGCGACGAACAGCACCTGCAGGATATTGCCATCTACAAAGGCCGAGGTCAGCGTCGTCGGAATGATATCCATGACAAACCCGGTCAAAGAGCTTTCATGCGCCTTGGCGGCGTAATCCGACACCTTGCTGGCATCCAGCGTGGCCGGGTCGATATTCATCCCGGCGCCGGGCCGCACGACATTGGCCACGATCAGGCCGACGATCAGCGCGAAGGTCGAAAAGAACAGGAAATAGCCGAATGACTTGCCGACGACCGACCCCACGCCCTTCAGCGTGCCCATCCCGGCCAGTCCGGTGACGATGGTCAGAAAGATCACCGGGGCGATGATCATCTTGACCAGCTTGATGAAGCCATCGCCAAGCGGCTTCAGCGCCTCGCCGGTTTCGGGATAGAAATGGCCGATCAGCGCACCGGCGACGATGGCGCAGATCACCTGAAAATACAGGTGACGATAAAAGGGGCGCGGTGCGTGAATGGCAGGCTGTGCCTGTGTGTCGATCTGCATGGGGTCTCCTCCAACCGGGTCGCATGACAACAATGTGACCATTCTAAAGCCCGCGATCCCTGCGCCCGGATTTTCGGCAGAATGGTGACGCCCGTTGTTTTTCCATGATTTCATCGTGGGGGCGGGCGAATATCTGTGTGGATTTCCGCACGGTGTTCTGGCACAAGTGCGAATATTCACACAGCGCGTGGGAGCGGATGAAACAGGCAATGCAGGTTGATTCGCGGGACGGGGTCGGGCGGGCGGCCCTGCTGCGCCGCGTGGCGCTGTCGGCGGGGCTGACCCTGCTGGCGGTGGCCGCTCTCGCCGCGATCTT
The Paracoccus alcaliphilus DNA segment above includes these coding regions:
- a CDS encoding Hint domain-containing protein, encoding MAEYTISFFTADAFQGGTLPPQWENVTANGTGQQWNEDWVTKTFTLDYDADGLSTITVNDTDAEDDTLNDYEGETTGQAVTASTDSALVGANVENEYEFSFEDAEGNVFRLVALSDGTYIFGYTFDGAWPPSGTELTVIPGQDISTTDDQSLNSADMRAPCFTRGTMIATPHGEVAIEDLREGDLVLTKDHGPQPVRWIGSTNVNAMQMALNEKIRPIRIKAGALGDNSPASDLVVSPQHRVLVRSKIAQRMFGTSEILVAARQLLQLDGIDIAGDLAGVEYFHMLFDRHEVVVSNGAETESLFTGPQALKALGRAAQEEIFTIFPELRDAGAVIEAARPMVSGRKGRKLALRHAQAGRALVA
- a CDS encoding alpha/beta hydrolase, which codes for MITLNRRRLLAGIAAVTMLSGQSRPAPSIATYPLLTAPPPTHRTSVQDVTVDGHGYRLFRALPGGAAPAGGWPSLWMLDGNAAFNRLTADQLARHPGLAIICLGYQVATELAPEARTLDYTPAPTEGASEPRARDRQTGGHDTFRDRLAGPLMQAGSDGVYLDPARRSLWGHSFGGLFTLATLFRRPDLFRGYIPVSPSTGFGGNALDGIEAEAAPIPAGRAGVLIMLGDSEHRHGSEPPVQPRPSPQTMALAERLRSRDDLSLRVEVLKGLTHGATFRASFDPALQMAEGLRA
- a CDS encoding helix-turn-helix transcriptional regulator codes for the protein MLQKLSLYVANICAAEDSAQIDTVLARAVQDLNFVSYNLSCGKLNPQDFMTDPDLTSWTTHELEAYDRDRWGRRDPLLQRLEGREPAAHTWCSTDWLETPYHDYSEYVHGVGIGGGVTVPLASSTGRFNAMTLLTLTPEISGDQLAATQILANVAQSRLAATGLLHAGTGSSAAAFRTLSNRQREILHWAAMGKSNAEIAVIMDQTKRGIDYHISEITRKLG
- a CDS encoding MetQ/NlpA family ABC transporter substrate-binding protein encodes the protein MLRFTTVVSALALSAAAAMAQDIKVGVSPGEHGEIMEEVAKVAEPMGLNIQIIEFSDYVVPNQALADGDLEANSFQHRPYLENQMNDRGFDLVEIGTTITTPMGIYSDKIEDLAELPDGGRVGIPNDPTNGGRALLLLQDLGLIALAEGTGLVPTPLDVSENDKNLRFLELDAAQLPRSLADTDISIINTNYALAAGLSPRNDTIAMEEADSPYVNIIVVRQGDQDEDWAKKLVDAYHSDEVKAFIDEKYDGAVLTSW
- a CDS encoding methionine ABC transporter permease, whose amino-acid sequence is MSANLIALLYQASLQTLYMVAVSAILGTLGGLPLGVFLATSQRGELLSAPMLNRALGLVVNATRSVPFIILVVAIIPFTRMIAGTSIGTNAAIVPLTIAAIPFIARLVENAIREVDAGLIEAARAMGATPLQIIRKVLIREALPGIALGLTLAVVSLIGYSAMVGAVGGEGLGDLGIRYGYQRFMPDVMLAVVVILIVLVQLVQSIGEWIAARFDKRAPRNRGH
- a CDS encoding methionine ABC transporter ATP-binding protein → MTDSAKTGAAITFDKVGKAFAGSGGQAVTALEDVTLRIGPGAICGIIGRSGAGKSTLLRMVNGLERPTSGTVTVAGHDVGRARGSALRAIRREVGMIFQHFNLLASRTVFGNIALPLEIAGMASGSIRARVEDLIARVGLDGLRDRYPAELSGGQKQRVGIARALATQPKVLLSDEATSALDPETTQTVLRLLADINRDLGLTILLITHEMAVVRDIASDMAVIDGGRIVEAGPTYDVFVHPRHATTRSFLSGVTGITLPRFVANRMQADRPQGPSQEVIRVTFSGDHATDPMLARLNADLGISVNILAGAIEEIGPHPFGNLLLSLDADRGEQARGFLESHGLLTEVLGYVR
- a CDS encoding dicarboxylate/amino acid:cation symporter, which translates into the protein MQIDTQAQPAIHAPRPFYRHLYFQVICAIVAGALIGHFYPETGEALKPLGDGFIKLVKMIIAPVIFLTIVTGLAGMGTLKGVGSVVGKSFGYFLFFSTFALIVGLIVANVVRPGAGMNIDPATLDASKVSDYAAKAHESSLTGFVMDIIPTTLTSAFVDGNILQVLFVAILFGIGLIMVGDKGKPVLHVFEAASHAIFRVVDILMKAAPIGAFGAFAFTIGKYGIASIVNLATLVGTFYLTSALFIIVVLGTVCAMQGFSIFRLISYLKAEILLVLGTSSSESALPSLMEKMEKAGCKRSVVGLVVPTGYSFNLDGTNIYMTLAALFIAQATNTDLSLQQQILLLLVAMLSSKGAAGVTGAGFITLAATLSVVPTVPVAGMALILGVDRFMSECRSITNFIGNAVATVVVSRWQNALDRDQFDRAMAGDLFEGAVRPVGHLNAAPAGLQLNEASAD